The genomic window GGTTAGACTGTCTTATCTCCTCTGTGTTTTTCCTTTTGACTTTCCTCCTCTCTCTTATCCCAGTTAGGTCTTCCATTACAAAGAGGGCTTGTGGATACTTGCTAACAAGATATTTAGACACATAATGCATAAAGCTCTCCACAAACCGTTTCTCTCGCCCTACTACCTTTTTAAGTTTCCTCTTCGCAGAGCGAGTGCCTTTTGATTGGAGAGCTTGTCTCAATCTTTGATACTTCTCTTTTAGCCTTTTGTATTCCTCTGTTCTCGGAACTATCTCTTTGTTCCCTTTTGAACTTACCAATGCAACTGTGTTAACCTCTCCTACATCAATCCCTATTACCTCTTGTGGAGTTTGCTTTTCTACTTCTATTTCTACAGGAATATGCAGGAAAAACTCTTTGTTTGCTTTGTCATAAACCAAAACAGCATCTCCAATCCTACCTCTTTGCAAATACTCATAATGCTTTTCCCATCCAAGATAAGGAATATTCTTTAGCCTGCCATTCATTGTTGTTATGGAAACTACTCTCTTGTCTGGCTTAATAGAAAAAGTTCTGTTAAAAGTCAAATCTACCGAGAGAGATTTCCTCTTGGGTGGCTTTTCCCATTTATTCTTGCTTGCATAGATAGTTGCTGTTTTCCTTGATATATTAACCGCATATTGAGAAGGCAAAGAAAATCTCTCCCTTAATATCCTGTAATAGGCTTTGTGCAGTGTCCTAAAGTCTTTCTTTCCTTTCTCAAAAGAATTCGCAAAAACAAAATTCATAGCATCTTTATACGCTTTGCATAGCCTTAACAATTCCCTCTTCTTTTCTTCATCAAGAATTAGCTTTACCTTTACACTCAAAACCTGCTTGACTTTTTCTATCATAGGATATATTATATTCTCTGTGAGAAAAAAATCAAGACCGCATTCCTCTCCCACTTATAGAAGTGGGAGTCTCCTGCGGAGGTTATGATGAAAAAAGAACTATGGGGTGGTAAGTTCTGGTCTCAATCTTACTTTATTGCGAGCGTGGGGCAAGTAAAATTGGAGGATGTAAAACACTATGTCCAAAGCCAAGGAAGAAACTAAGTTTCTGCTGACCTACAAGTTCAGAGCCTACCCTTCCGCTCTCATGGAATACAGAATGGAAAACTGGCTCTACATACTTTGCAACCTATACAACCACGCCCTTGAGGAAAGAAAAAGAGCCTGGAAGGAGGAAAAGAGAAGCATCACTTACTCAGACCAGCAGAATTCCCTGCCTGAGCTTAAAAAGAAAGACCCAACCCTAAAGCTCGTTCACTCTCAGGTTCTTCAGGACTGCCTCAGGAGGGTGGATAACGCCTTCCAGAAGTTCTTCAGGAAAGAGGCAAAATACCCGAAGAGAAAGAAGCTCTCTAAATACAACTCCTTCACCTTCCCGCAGGTTTGGATGAAGCAGAAGAAAAGGCTCGTTGAGCTTGTCAAGCTTGAGAGGAAGAATAGCAGATTTGCATACCTTTACCTTCCCAAGCTCGGGAAGCTCAAAGTTAGACTCCACAGAGAGATAGACTGGACGAAGGCGAGGACGGTATCGGTGAAGAGGGAACCGTCTGGAAAATGGTATGTGTGTATTACCTTAGAGGCGGAGCTTGATGAGATACTCAGGGAAGCACAGGAAAAGGCGGTTGGGATAGACCTCGGGGTAAAAAACCTCGCAACAACTTCTGAGGGAGAGTTCATAGAGCATCCCAGATTCCTGAAAAGGCTTGAGAAAAGGCTGAAGAGAGAACAGAAGAAGCTCTCAAGGAAGATTAAAGGCTCAAATAATTGGGAAAAGCAGAGAAAGAGAGTAGCTAAGGTTCACGAGAGGGTGAGGAACGCAAGAAAGGACTTTCTACACAAGCTGTCAAGGTATCTTGTAAACAATTACGATTACATAAGCTTTGAGAACCTTGAGATAAAAGGACTTGTTCAAAATAGCAACTTAGCAAAGTCAATACTTGATGCGGGATGGGGGACACTTATCACCTTCGTCACCTACAAGGCTGTAATGGCAGGGGCGAGGGTGGTAAGGGTTGACCCGTCCTACACAACGCAGGACTGCTGTGTATGCGGTTTTAGAGTTCCCAAGACTTTGGCTCAGAGGCTACACGAATGTCCCGAATGCGGGGCTGTAATGGACAGGGACTACAATGCGAGTGTGAACATACTAAAGAAAGGTCTCGCCCGCCTTAAGGGCGGTAGGGTCGGAGCGACCCGAACTTACGCCTGTGGAGAGGGCTCTGGCGGGGCACTCTCAAAAGAGAGTGTTAGCCATCCCTCGCAGAAGCAGGAATCCCGTGCGGGTCTTCCGGGTGGGACTAAACCCTACCGGAAGCTCCGTCCGTAAGGGCGGAGAGGTTCACATTTTTTCTGGGGAATTCCCCAGAAAAGTGGGAAAAATGATGAGTAGTATCTACCCCTTACTTTGCATTTTGACCCCTCTCAAAGCCTTGTCTGACAATACTCTAAAACGGGATTTTTTGAGTTTAGCAAAAGATGTAGTTTGTAAAGAACTTTACAAACCGAAAGAGTTCTCTGCCTTCATCAAACCACCCTCACAGGAAACCCCCACTTGACACGTGGGGAAGGAATGCGATATTGACTTTTTTTTCATATGGGGTGGAGCAAGCTCCCACTTCATACATCCATGTGTGGAATAATTGCTTTTTGCGAGCTATAATAGTTAGGAAAGGAGGCGAGATATGAGAGAGATGGTATTGAGGAAAGGAGTAGAGATTATAGAGCCGGTAGTGTTATTTGTGGCAATTGTGATGGCAGTGTATATTTTGCCATCGCATATAGGCAAGGCAGTAGTTATGTTAACGATGAGTATAGCTTTTTATAGGATGCGGGCTATAGTATGCTATAGCCATAGCACATGGAAATCCTTCCTATTCCTTGTGGGTATGATGTTAACTATGTTTATACTGGTTGATATGGTTGATAGGGTATGATAGGAGTAGGCAGACCATCAAAACTGTATAAACCCTCTTCTCCTTCTCTTCCAACACTTTAAGCAACATTTCTCCTCTCCCTATTCCCTCTCCCTAAGTGTCTACCCCTTACTTTGCATTTTGACCCCTCTCAAGTGCTTGATTCTCAAGGGCTGATTTTGGGAATTTTTCAGGTCTCATGAGAGGATATCAACTTTCAGGCTGGTAAGTTCTACAGGCTCTGTCAGAATTAGACAGTGAGACAGAACCTCTCCCTCAAAAACAGGTCTGCCACTTATGCTTATCCTTATCTTCTTTCCTGCCAGCTCAATGGGTGGATAAAGCCGTGTTTGGCTGTCTATAGCCACATAAAAGTTTTCAAGCTTTTTGTAGATGGGCTTTTCTACATGAGAAGATAGCTCCTTTTCAAGCTCTATTACCTGAGGCTCTGATACCTCTTCTTCAAGCCTGTCCGCATGCTCCATAAGGCTTACCTGCATAAGGGATGCCCATACCTCTGAGTTAAGCCTTATAAACTTTCTGACATACCACGGCAGGTCTATGCCTTTGACTTCCTCAAGCCATTCTTTTACTCTTTTGAGACTTTCTTCTCCAAGATAGCCAATCTTTTGAGAGTAGCCCTCTATCAGCTCTTTTCTCAAATAGTCCCACACAGGCACGCAGGCAAGAGTTAGAGCATACCTTGAGCTATAACCCCTGAAGACAAAAACAGGTGGATAAGGCTCAAAGTTAAGAAGTGGCAGATAAGAACTCATTGGCACAGTAAGATAAAGCTCAGGCTCTACCTCTTCAAGCACCAGAAATCTTTCACCCGGAATTGTGGCAAGCTCACGCACCTGCCCCACTTTAACAGGCTCACCATCTACTTTTACCGGCACAAGCCTGCCTTCTTCAAGACTTTTCTCATAAAGCCTCAGAAAATCCATCACTGTTAACATTTTTTCACCTCCTACTATTTATATAACTCCCCACAACCCCCTTTCCTGACACCACCCCCTTTTTTCTGGGGAATTCCACAGAAAAAAGAGAATTCCTGACCACAAAGTCGGTTTTGGGGCTATCTCTTTAAAGAAAAAAAAATAAAAGACTTAGAAGTCCTATTTTTCTTTTCTTCCTTTTCCTGAAAAAGGTAAAAATTTTTTTTATCGTCCTTGAAAATTGCGTAGCGAAGCGAAGCAATTTTCTATTACTTTACGCAGTAAAGTAATAGAGAATCTCTAAAAAATAATTCTCTAAAAAATAAAGACTCTAAAAAGAAAAATGCAAAAACAGTGCCAAGCTTTCTAAGGCTTGAAAATCAAGGTTTTGGCGAAGGTGTGGCATACCAGACCACCTACCGAGTTTTATATAACGCCCTACCGAATTTTATATAACAGCCTACCGAGTTTTATATAACGCTACCGAGTTTTATATAACACCTGCTTTGCTACCAAGTTTTCTATAACGGGGTATTTCGTGCTATAATATTCACACTATGAGAGAGGATTATAGCCTTAAGGTTTATGGGGTGATATTGAAGTATCCGCCTTTTGTGTCAAAGAAGGTGGATAGAGTAGAGCATGTTTTCACAAGTGGCAATGGCAGAGTGGTTATACACAATCCACTTGTTCATGCCCGTCCGTGGAAGCTCTTTCTCTACGGCCTGTGGGCTGGTGAGAAGGTGGATATGAGTAAAGATGCGGTTCAGATAGTTCTGTCAGAAAATTCGGGTTTATATCTTAGTTTTATGAGTTTTAAAGAGATATCAAAGGCTATAGATGAGCTGATGAGTTTGAGGTATATGATATACAGCGGGGCGGAGCTAAAAACTCAGATAGTCTATCAGAGCAGGTATGAAGAAAAGGAAAGAAGGCTCTATCTTAAGTTGCCAGCAGAATTTTACAGGCTTTGTGAAGAAGAAGGACTTCGCCTCTATGTTCCTTTTCTCCTGCATCTGCAAGGCAAAAACGAGATAGCACTTTTTACGATACTTAGTAGCAGGTCGGAGAACCAGATGCTTGTGAACAGACTAAAAATAGAAACTCTTGTGAGGTTGGCTGGATTAAATACGGACACACCTTTATGGAAAAAGGTTCAATCTTTAACTCTTGCTTTTCAAAGCCTCAAAGAAATAGGTTTTATTAAGGATTTTGCCAAGGACGGAGATGTTTTTGAAATACATCGTTATGACAAAAACACGCTCAGGCTCAAGGCTCTTGAACTCAAAAGGCTGTATGACCAGAGGTTTGAAGAGATAAAGGCAAAAGCAAGAGAGAATATGAAAAAATCAAGACAGAAAAAGAAAGAAAACCGACACCATCAGGAACCTGAATTGCCGTTTTGAATAATTCACCCTCAAAGCCTTAAATAGAGGCTTGAAGACCTTGTAGAAAAGGTATGCTATTTTCTTCTGACCCATGGCAGGCTTGAGAGCTGTCAGGCAATAGACATCGTAGAAGCGGAAGGTGGCTTTCTCCTCTTGTGTTTCCTTGACAAAAACAAAACTCTTAAGTTCATGGTGGCTGAAAACAAAGAGTGGAGCGTAGAAGGAGTTTATAAAGCTTTTCTTGAAAGACTATGGGAAGAAGAGAATTGAGGTTTTTCTGAGGAGTTCCACAGGAAGAGTGATTTTTAAAAAAAGCTGTTTGAGAAGTCCCTAAGTTAAGGGACTGAATATTAGCTCCCCCTGGGGGAGGGGAGCAAAAGCTAAAAAGCTATCAGCTTTCAATATAGGAAGTATGGTGGGTGTAGGGAATAAAGCCAATTTCACGGTCTTGATTAAGAAAGAGATATCCGAGGATACTCCCGTTCCCATCTTCTACTATTATTTCCATTCCTGAAGCTAAAGCCCCTTTTATATCTTGCTTCGTTAGGAGATAAACTCCTAACATGTTCTTCGCACAGTATTCTCCAGATATTATTTTTCTGAGAATTTCAAACATGTTGTCACCTCCTTCAGGTTTTTTTATCCCCCTACAGGAGGCTGGCTACCTCTTCCCTGCCCCCACACAGGGAAGAAGAACACTCAAGGGAGTGCTTTCACCAGACCTCCTGAGGGCTTTAGAAAGAGACTTCAATCAAAGTCCCTCACTAAAACCCTCAGGGGTCTGGCTCTTCCCTGTGTGGCTATACCTTTCTTTGACTACCCTTTAGGGGTAGCAATTTTTATTTTATCCCACTCACCAAAATTGTCAAGCAAAAAGAGGGAAAAGGAGGGAGAAGTCTTTTTTTCTGGGGAATTCCCCAGAAATTTCTGGGGAGTTCCACAGAAATGGAAAGAGGGGGGATTTTATACCACAAAAGGCAAAGTGTGGCGAAGTGGCGAAGTGGCGAAGTGGCGAATAGCCACAATTTCAAACTTTGTCCTATAATAACAGGAAAAGAACTTTTAGGAGGACAAAAGGCATGAAGGTAGGGCTTGATGTGGGTTTTGGGCATGTGAAGGTAGCAACTCAGGAGAGAGTTTTTAAGTTTCCCTCGTGGATAGGGGTATGGAATGAGAAGGACATATCGGACGTTCAGCCTATATCTTTTGAGGGGAGGGACTATGTGGTGGGTGAGTCTGCAAGGTTTTGCACGCAAAGGGTGGAGCTAGTGGATTTTGAAACACTTTTGAGGTATTTACCTCTGATAGTGGAGTATGTAAAGAGGGAGCTTGGGGAGGAGGAGCTTGAGATAGGGGTGGGGCTGGCACCGAGGCACTACAGGAGGTATAAAGACAGTGAAGAGGTGAGGAAAAAGCTTTCTGGCTTTGAGCTTGTATTACCTCAGGGTTTTGGAGTGCTTTTAGATGTAGAGGATGAGCTTGGTATAGAAGAGGGAGAAACGGTATTTGTAGTGGATATAGGTTTTAACACGGTGGATTATCTTCTTGTATCAAAGCAAAATGGAAAATACTTCAGGGAAGGAATGGCAACTATAGAAAGGGCTGGGGTGCTTCAGGCGGTAGAGACTTTCAGGTCTATTCTTCCTGCGGAGCTGGGGTATATCAAAAACTGGTCTCTTTCAAGGCTTGTAAAGGTTTTTGAAAGCGGGCAGGTGAATGTGGAAGGGGAGAAGATAGACCTTAAAAGCTACAGGGAGAGGGCTATAGAGACTTACAGGACAGCTTTGTTAAGCAGGTTAAAGTCAGAGGTGGGAGAGGCGGTTTTGGAAAGTGATAAGGTAGTATCCGCAGGTG from Hydrogenobacter sp. T-8 includes these protein-coding regions:
- a CDS encoding RNA-guided endonuclease InsQ/TnpB family protein, translated to MIEKVKQVLSVKVKLILDEEKKRELLRLCKAYKDAMNFVFANSFEKGKKDFRTLHKAYYRILRERFSLPSQYAVNISRKTATIYASKNKWEKPPKRKSLSVDLTFNRTFSIKPDKRVVSITTMNGRLKNIPYLGWEKHYEYLQRGRIGDAVLVYDKANKEFFLHIPVEIEVEKQTPQEVIGIDVGEVNTVALVSSKGNKEIVPRTEEYKRLKEKYQRLRQALQSKGTRSAKRKLKKVVGREKRFVESFMHYVSKYLVSKYPQALFVMEDLTGIRERRKVKRKNTEEIRQSNQWAFRSFQTKLYYKSILYNGISPIFVDPSYTSQMCPVCGYTSKENRKSQSDFECKNCGYKEHADIVGATNIMVRGLVEVQNFYQGLFVNQPNALPYGMEQAPTSLSGSS
- a CDS encoding RNA-guided endonuclease InsQ/TnpB family protein; translated protein: MSKAKEETKFLLTYKFRAYPSALMEYRMENWLYILCNLYNHALEERKRAWKEEKRSITYSDQQNSLPELKKKDPTLKLVHSQVLQDCLRRVDNAFQKFFRKEAKYPKRKKLSKYNSFTFPQVWMKQKKRLVELVKLERKNSRFAYLYLPKLGKLKVRLHREIDWTKARTVSVKREPSGKWYVCITLEAELDEILREAQEKAVGIDLGVKNLATTSEGEFIEHPRFLKRLEKRLKREQKKLSRKIKGSNNWEKQRKRVAKVHERVRNARKDFLHKLSRYLVNNYDYISFENLEIKGLVQNSNLAKSILDAGWGTLITFVTYKAVMAGARVVRVDPSYTTQDCCVCGFRVPKTLAQRLHECPECGAVMDRDYNASVNILKKGLARLKGGRVGATRTYACGEGSGGALSKESVSHPSQKQESRAGLPGGTKPYRKLRP
- a CDS encoding ParM/StbA family protein, with amino-acid sequence MKVGLDVGFGHVKVATQERVFKFPSWIGVWNEKDISDVQPISFEGRDYVVGESARFCTQRVELVDFETLLRYLPLIVEYVKRELGEEELEIGVGLAPRHYRRYKDSEEVRKKLSGFELVLPQGFGVLLDVEDELGIEEGETVFVVDIGFNTVDYLLVSKQNGKYFREGMATIERAGVLQAVETFRSILPAELGYIKNWSLSRLVKVFESGQVNVEGEKIDLKSYRERAIETYRTALLSRLKSEVGEAVLESDKVVSAGGGAYLLGKLRKDAYVPSEPEFSNARGFLKALELR